Part of the Ficedula albicollis isolate OC2 chromosome 6, FicAlb1.5, whole genome shotgun sequence genome is shown below.
aaaacaatttaaaaattattttccatggaatttctCAAACCCACGGTTTCTACAAAGTATGTGAGGCTATGCATGTCTTCCCTAGACATAAACTTGCTTGCAACTATTAAACTGGGTTTTCTGACTACAGGTGCTATATAAACCAGTAAATAGGCTAGTAAAACAGAGGTACCCTTAATCTCATTGCAGCTCAGCTTCTGCACAAGTAAACAATGCTAGATACTTGTCTCCAAGCCTGAAGTTAATGACCCAACTAATTCTGCTTGCTCAGTTACATTATAACTTACTAATTACAAAGACACAGAACTCAGAATGATGCTTACAAGCAGACATGAATTAcccaaagaaaatttaaattttggtCACCCAGACAAGAATTAGGGTGATGGATGTCAGAACCTGAAGCTAAGCCTTTCTTTGCTACTGAGTACCAAGAATCCACAGCCCAGAAACTACATTAAAGATTTAACAACCCTTTTTCACAGTAGAAGGGATCAGGAAGCTATACATGCACACTGAGAATTTCACGTACATCTGTAACATAtaagaaaacaaatccttttttgttttctgtcatgtaataaacactgcatttttctgaCTTTGAGCTTATACAAATAAACCAGCTGTTAATGATCCCATGTATTTCTGACATTACAGTGTCATTACCGTCCACGTGCAGTCAAGCTGGGCACCAGCTGAACAAGCCACAGGAGGTTGTGGTGATTATTGGAGAGCTCACtcactgccaggcacagctcaggcatctttaaaataacaacaaaacatCCTGAAACTGAAGAATGGCTGTTTGATTTATCTGCAAAGGAGCACACATCTATTCCCCAGAAACACAGGCAGCATAAGTGATAAAAGGAACTGATCTAACAAGAGATGGTGTACATGAAAAAATTTCTGTGCTGCACCAAGAGGTGAGTCTGCTAAACACAATTTAAAGTAGGGTAGTTGAGATCAGAATGTATTTAATGACATCTTACCAGCATAGagcaatatttttctcattctttcagACTGCCATTTTAAACATACAGGTATTTTAGCACACAATCTGAAGATAAACTCTTGTAGAAGAGGACAGGCAACTCAATGCCAAGCTGTAAAAACCCTCTCAGTATACCCATCCATTTCCTAAATCTCACACACAAAGCTTTGAATTTTTCATATTATGTACTATTATTGAAAAATCTGCATTACATTTTCAGCCAGTACTTTTCTGACatatcaaaaaagaaaaaaaaacccttcaaaacaGAAGTTGCAATTTTCACAAATCCACAAATCTAGTAGAAGAAATTTATGAAGTTACCTTTGTATCCCAGTCTTTTATACTCATCAGAAGCTTTACAAAAAGGCACTGAAAATCTACcacaaaatgttgttttaacTGTTTCTCCAAGCTTATTTTAAATAGCAATACAAGCAGAAGCCATATTTCTTGGTCGGTATAACCATCTTGAATTACTGATGTACAGAAAActagaaactaaaaaaaaaatacagagcattaaaatatgaaattgttTCAGCTTACTTTGAAGCTTATTTTCAGCTTATTTTCCACACTCACATTAAAATGTACTTCAAGTGATGTACTGCTTTGGCAACACTTGTGTACTAAcatgtccccattccccagtaacagcactttttttttttaaatacctgctgaagatttttttttgagcaTGGCAATATTCCCTAGACACTACCAGAGCAGGGAAGATCTTTTACTACATAGATAATCCTCCTTTAATTGAAGAAAAGGCCAAAAGATTTTCTAAATACTCCAGTAAtactgaaaactgaaatcagTGGATGGTTTTTCTATATGAGGGAACCAAGATGTTCTGTAAAGTGCCACAGCAGTAAAAGGGGAGGCAGCAAAACTCTGCAGTTGTGAGTGAAGCCAATGGAAGTCAAGAAACTGAAGTCTAATGCAAAATGCCTGCAAGAAACTCTGCTGAAAGTGAAACTGAACTCTCAGGATAGCCCCTACTCAAACACATGCTCAGATTCAAACCCTTTCCACCCtcccaaaagaaaacacaaacactcaaaaaaagaaacccaacccACAAAAACCTTGGAGTTTTCTCACCTTAATCACAttaattaaattgttttcaagTAGACTGGGGAACGCTGGACTGGCTACATCTCCTCTTGGCTGCTTTTGACTCACTGTTTCTTGCACCTGACTTCTAACAGAAGAAACACAATCtgagcaaaaaacaaacaattcaGAAGCCCACAAAGGCTTATTGATatcaaactgaagaaaaaagatcCTGCTTGCACCAAAATTACTTCAAATCCAAATAATCCTCAGTCACAGAGCATCTAACACACATATACAACTCAACTTCTAGCCAATTATTTTGCTCAGCTATTTGGCCAATATTCCTGCAAACCTTCACTAGGAAGATGCAGGACAAAGGACAATGCTCTGATTCGCTGAATCCTTACTGAGAAGACATTATTTCAGTTCCAGGGTTATTTATTCTAAGACCTCAGCCAAGAACTTATAGATtatgggaaaggaaataaagaacCTTCTGATTCTACAGTCAAAGCACAAGACTTGCTTTTACAGGAACTGGgcaaaaaatatcaaaagaaaaacacttaCAAAATATCATGCTCATTGAAGGGGGGTTGAAAATGTTGCAATGGAAAGAGAGATCTGAACTCAATACCCATATTGACAAAAACAGCTGATATATCAGCTATTGAAGGAATCCATGGTTTAAACTGTTGATCATTGATGGAAGctacaaataaaagaaatagaatgGATTAGTTTAAATTAAGTTCTTCGCATTAGTTCCTTTTAAGGGAAACAAATAAGCTTAGCCATAGAATGGATTAGTTTAAATTTAGTTCTTAGCATTAGTTCCTTTTAAGGGAAACAAATAAGCAATAGAATGGATTAGTTTAAATTAAGTTCTTCGCATTAGTTCCTTTTAAGGGAAACAAATAAGCTTAGCAGTTTGCATCAATTCTAACAGCTCATCTCAGAGGAGTTAGTACATTAAACAGTAAGCTTATTTTCAGAacaaggagggaggaaaaaagtcttATACAGTATTTCACACTAGAGAAACATCTTGCCTACATAACAGGTCGATTACTTTCAAGTTCCACTCATTTTCTATCATAGTTCTCTTCCATCACGAACAGCAGAACAAGCAACAAGGCAAACAAGGTTTTTGTCTAAGAGAACACACAAATTACTGCCTTGTAGGCAAGAGGGTGTTATCACAGTAGGACTGGAAGAGAAGCTAAGTAAGATTTGAAAACAGGCAAGTTTTCTGGAACAGAACTGGTAAACAAGGAACTCCCAGCCTTAATTGTTTGAATGCTCATTATCCTGAGCCGTTCATTCAGAATCAAGCCTAATGACAGCAAGGCACAAAATAAAGAAGGCTACATTCCCTCTGATATCAGCTTTGATTTCaaacaagaattaaaatatGGGGTACAATTTGGACAGGCTGAGCAAATACTTCAAGAGAACTACATTACTTTAACAATGTTAACCGGTTCTCTTAAATGAGTGTCACTTTTGATGGATCTGAATGAAGGCATGGGGAGCATACAAAGGAAGTTGTAGGGGAGAAATATTTGAGTACAGACAAAGGAAGAAGACAAAACACAGAAGACATTAGCAGCACTGTGGGCTGAAGCAGATCCTTCAAAGTGTTTCTGTGCAGGTGTATGACTCACTTCACTTTTGTCATTCATCTGGAAAGTAAATCATGAAGTGCTACACACTGGGTATGACAATGTAAAAAACATCTTGTAGTTCTTAAGCTAGAAATGTCTGCATCATCCAAAGTAAAAGATGGAAAGGTGGGCAAACTTTTGAGTAGACTGAGCTTCTCTTCAGATCAATTCTATTTGTGAAATACCAGGAATGAGTTAAAAAGTCTCTGTACTGGATGCACTGCATTGGAGGTATGTGCCAGGACCACATATTGTGACACAGCTTGCACACACTCAGTGAAGGTCAGCCCCCAGCATTTCTGCTTTACATTAGTAAAAATACAGCCTAAATTCAAGCCAAAATCATCCAACTGAATTAGTGCCTTTTACTGCCTCACTTTTCTAAACTGAAGAGAGAAGTGCTTTCATTCAGGTGGTCAGTTTTCCATCCTTCAAATACTTACAGTTTTTTAGTGTTAACTCCATCAATCTGCTTAAGATCTGGGTGGAAACACAATGGTCAGGATGAATAGACATCATCTGTGAAGAGAGAAGAAGCTACACATCAAATACCAAGCTGCATGacatcagttttcttttcattagaAGAAAACCCCCAGAccaaactagaaaaaaaaaaaacaccgAACTCCCCAGCAGAGTAAAATGAGTAACAgattaaaaaaccaacaaacaaaaaacctaacCCCAAAGCCTCTAAAGCAAGATACACCAATGAAAACAGAACACTGTGAATATTGATTATTTCAAGCAGTGCAAAGATTATatgaatactttaaaattaattatttacagTATCAGAATGCTGTAACCCCATGTTGGTTTATAAACAAGTTCTCAGGGTTAAGAGAATAGAAAGTATCACGTACCCCACTTCGGAACCCATTTGCATCTGTGATCAAATTGAGCTCCCTGAGCAGAAGTAGAGGCAACAGTTACCTACACCCTTTTCCAGTCACAGACTAGTTGGACATATGCAATACTAAACCCAAACAATGAATTCTTAGTTTTTCACACAACTCTTAACTACAAAAACATGACTATGAAGTACAGTTCAGGTTACACTGGAGCACTTCAATGGCTCAacaaaaacttctttttctcccccaagTGCTGGACAGTTTCCTGCTCTGTAAGTGATCTCAATTGGCTCATACTTCTTCCTCATTATAGGAAAACCAGAGCTCACAGAAAGGGGGAAGGCCTTCTAACTGGTTGGGGGGAAAGATatagaagagaaaatgttttgcttttggcaAATATAGAAAGCCAGTCAACAGACTGAAGCTGCAATTTCCCAGGTGGTACAGgtatctttttcattttaggtACAGTTAGAATGTGGGAATTAATAACAGAACAGAGACTGGAAGGGGGCATTGTTGTGAGTAACAGCACTGTGAAAACTGGTGATTCAGACACTGACACAGACATCCTGAAAGGAGAGTCACCACACCTCCTTTGAGAATGACTCCAGGCTTCTTCCTGAGCCATAAGGTACCTTTTACAAATGACAGTTATCTGATAACGCTGGTATCACTGATGATTTAGAAGATGATATATgcagaaaatggcattttctaCATTTTGCATCTGCAGCATGTATTGTTTTTCTAAGGGTGAAAGGAAATAAGATCAGCATTCGCTCATGATTTGGCACACAGCACCTCTCCCCACCAACTGTGTCTTTTTTCAATGCAGTAGCATATATGAACATGGAAAGGCCAGTGCAGCTTTGCATTCACTCAGAGTGAACGGAGAAAAGGCTCTCCATTGTTTCATTCCTAGTCACAATCAAAGTATTTCAGACTCAAGAACAAATCAGAACCCGGGGGAAAAATAATATCTGATTAAAAAGTTGTTAATGGAACAGATTCACAAACTTCAACTGGCTTCCAGGAAAAATATTATACATGCACTGAGTTATTATAACTGCATGAATAGCACAGACTTACCTGGAAAAGCCACTTTAGAATTGGTATAGGACACAATGTAGCACAGTAAGCAGAACTTAGAACACCATTAACAACtaaaaaaagctgctgtgttAGACCAGAACTGTAAGAGGAAAACAGGGGCAAGGAAAGAGGATAAAAATCAATTAGTGGTTGCATCATCACTTTCACAAAAACATTCACAAAAGCTTCCTCACCCCTCAGATCATCATCAACAGCAAAGAAAGACCTGAATATGCATAACAGATGTTATTCTCATGCTATTACTTATATAAAATGTCACAGTAATCAAACCTCGATTTTTAATAGCAATCAAATTTACAAATGTAATTTAGAACAACTAATCTTTCTCTCTATAAAGCCATACTATACAATCTGGAAACGTCTGTATCATTAGGGAACAATAGTTTCAAACAAGCATTGATTCACACTATTGTACTATGAACCACTATGCCTGACTACACAGACAGCCTGCTATGCTCAACGAGACtattaaatatgatttttaacTGTCCAATTACCTTTATCAACACTTACagaataagagagaaaaaacactgtgttcaaaatttccttttaaataaaggGTCTGGAGGCAAACTAATGCAATTAAAATCCCACAGCCTAACCTTATTGTGCAAATTTGTGGGGTACAAACAGTAGCTGTTGGAAGAACAGAAAGTGTGCCATTGCTATTACTGAATTATTGTAGCTTTGGTCACTGGGATGAGTTCAGCTggtcagagcagggtgctgtaACACCAATTTCATGGGCTCAAATCCCATATGGACCActcacttaagagttggacttgatgatccttgtgggtcccttccaacccaggatattctatgattcttctTTAGAAAGAGATGTCATAAGCAACTGAATTAAAGATACCAGTTTCCCACATACCCTTCTTTAGTCTCATCTACTCTCTCCATCTACTAAATCAGGTAACTCTGAAGAGATGTGTGCCCTTTCTCTGATTCTTCTTTAGAAAGAGATGTCATAAGCAACTGAATTAAAGATACCAGTTTCCCACATACCCTTCTTTAGTCTCATCTACTCTCTCCATCTACTAAATCAGGTAACTCTGAAGAGAGGTGTGCCCTAACTGCTAGATGTGTGTCCCTCTACCTGCCTGACTGGTATGACCTCCATGTGGCAACTGGGCAGCCAGCATATGCCAGCTGTACCAACTGGGCTGATGGtataaaagcaattaaattatAATTGCCTTTTGCAAGGGATGATCAGTTTAATTCTCATTCCTCCAGTCACTGATTTACAAGATGCTTTTGAAGCTCATACCCTTGTAATCTCCAAAACATATTAATAGAAAGGCCTGAAGGCAAAGGAGTGTATCACAAACACCACTTCCTCAAGAGATGGAAAgtcactcctcctcctcttcacaCCCACAACTGCACATACACAGTATATAAAATCCTTGAAGAGTAACTGAATTCTCTCAGTTCCTCTGATGCATGTTTAGAATAAAATACCAATTGAAATAACCAGAAATTTTTCAGGATTTACACTTGTGGCATTAGGCAAGTATTTGTCCAGCTATTTGTAGTGTGACAGCCTCATAAATACAGAGCAGAAATGCCTGTGGGTTACAGAGCAGTTGTTTATGCACACACCAACAGGCTGGCAGCTCGGTGACTGAGTCCAACAGATGTCAGAGATCCTGACCCTCTGCAATCCTCATTAGATGGAGCCTCAAGTGCCAGGCCCATACAGGATGGAAGCACCAAAAGTCTTTCAGCAGACAATGTAACACTAGAAGGTCACAAATAGGTAACCACAAAGGTCTTTCAGTCTGCAGACAGTTAAGCTTGGGTTCATTATAACATTTCACTTCTGCATTTGTCTCTCACAAACTGGTAAAGTTATCAACAACAGCCCAGTGTGGTAGAAATATGAAAGAGGCCAGAACAGCTGTTTTTCCTCATGTCTCATTTAAGAGGTTTTTCAAGAAttccagagaaggaaacaaggaaGCTTCAAATTACAATTTACTGTTCTGTAAAGCTAACCCGGAAaggaaaattccagggaaaggGAATCAGTCTTACCTATTTACTAAGACAAAGCTCATTTGCATACAAAGATTAAACAGTACTTTAaaactgctaaaaataaaaaggaaattgtaCAAGTAAACATAGCAAAGTGAAGAGCATATTCTTACTTAAGAAGCAGATATTCTACACGATTTTGAGGGATGAAGTGAAAATTCCTCAAGTCAAGGTCATGTTGAGTGAAGATGTTCCCAGCAGCTGATAAATCAAATAAATCTTCTCCAGGGTGTTTGTCAGGTATGACATAACTTACTACTGAGCATCTCTTTATAAATGCCCTGTAAAATTCAAAATAGCTTTTATTAATTCAAACACTGAGAAGCTATTTGCTGCTTGAGGAAGTTATTTGCAGGTGATGAACACAATGGTCTTATGTGAAAACTGAATTGTCAGAATACAGTTGCACCCAAGGAAATCCACTcaaccccaaaatatttttaaattgttctcaTTAAATTAACAATTTTTGGAAACACAGAGAGGTTAGGGGGAAAAAGGCTAGAAAAGCAGAGATATCAAGATTTAATTGGTTTTGGAGCTGCAAGGACCTGTGTTCTTCCAAGAGATCATCTCCACTGGCATTGTCCTCATTTTCTCCATCTGAAGCATTGTCCTCTCTTTCTATGTCTTCCTGTAGaattttctctatttcctcTAACctgaaataacagcagcagcagagcacatgATCACCATTTAATATttacaacaaaaccaacaaagccCAAGCTCTGGAGTCAGGAGCCAGTTATACATGGCAAAACCATGTGAGACATTGCATCTGTGTAAAAAACCCAAGCCTCTTGCTATTCCAAGACATAAAGTGAATGTTTCCCAAAACCTAATGAATTTCCAACAGCACTATCAATCACTGGTTTGTCAGACACAAATACTCAACCAACTTCTGATAAAGTTTTTGCAATTGCACAAAACTTTCAGTCTTGTGgctgaatgttttctttttttctgagcaccaaacaagtattttatttgttaaacACTATGAGTTACAAGAGTATTTGCTACTCCATGGGCAGTCAGCCCAAAGTTACCAGGGTCATATTCTTTAATCAAAACAGTTAATCACATAAGCAGTTAAACACATATACCCATCACCACCATTTGCCATTAACGCATAAACCACACTTCACTTCCTACCCAAAAGATTTCTTCTAAGAATACTCATTAGTTCTGTTCACTGACCTGTGTAACTACTCAGACACCAAGAGCCTGCAAAATTTGGCAACCAAAACTGAGCTACAAATACCTTTGAAAAATCTAGTACAGTCAGTctacataaatatttctatttcatgcCTGACCAGCAGCTGCTAGCTGGCTCAGTGACCTAAAACGAAGGCAATAGTAAATTTAGCCTGGCTCTTCAGGGGTAAACAGATGTATCACAAATCATTCCTTGTTGCTTGGAAGGAACCTGTCATTCAGCTTTTACCATTTAAGCAATACTTGTAGGTCCTGTCAGTTCGCCTGTCATTCAGCTTTTACCATTTAAGCAACACTTGTAGGTCCTGTCAGTTCAGTTGTATGCTGGTGGCATCAGCAGGCAAAGCTTAGCTTGCTGCTAATCAAACTCCATCAGTTCTGGGGAGATAAGGCAAATGCATGTTTCTAACAATACCATCCCACATTTTTCAAACCAGCTTTAAGAAACAAACCTTCTAgattcttctttctccttcaagAGATGATCTAAGCTGTTCACATATGACACCTTGCTTATAACAGGAGTCTTAGAAAGCTGTAAATGAAATAgtaagacatttaaaaaataccataAGTCATCAATTCATTATTAGACAATAATCAAAACTGAAACCTCTTCCAATTTCAATGATATTTTACATGCAGATATAAACTAAAGGAGACCCTGCAAAACAGGATGATTAACAGTTTAAGTTTCTCAGTCCCTTGACAATTTTACATAATGGTCAAATCTCTCTCAATGACTAATTTAGAAATAACTGTTCCACAGTGGATCTGAACAGTAAAGCAAATCTCTGCATGTCTGGGGCTGACCTTCAGCTAGCCTTCACAAAGAGCATTACCATCAGAAGCCTTTTACCTCACAACTTTATTACTATCATCCACTGCGACTGGGAATCCCCATTCTTATGCATGAGACAAACACCTCCAAAAATTACTCTGTTTTTACTTTCAGATTCCCTGGAGGGcaaaatttcagtgtttgttAAACCACCTCTAAAttaatcaaacaaaacaaaacttccaATCAAAATCCCaatacaaaaccaaattaaGGAGCTAATAAACAGAACAACACACAAAGTTTTAACAAATTTTGTAGTGGCTTTTTTCATTCAGCTTGCAGCAGACAACAGATTTGAAATCTTTCATGGTCATGATTCCATTCTTTGGACATGCACAGCTCTTCTGATACCACCCTGCTATTCAGTCAACTTTTCAATATAACAAGTAGCATGACTTTGTGTGGAAAATCTTGTAAGAAAGCTTAAGACGTCTTAGCTTATTTTATATTTGGTTAATATGTGCCAAGTAACTGCTGAACAGCCAAGTAATCAAAACTTTATTCCAATGTACATATATGCCCCTTTTACAAGGGAAGAATGTGGGTATATGCAAAAATCAGTCATGAAAATGCTGGGACTGTTCTTAACTATTTTTTGTCTTACTTGGCCATTAATTATATCAGGGACAGGCCAACTATATGTTGTGGTCACATACACGTCCCACAAGCATTTGATCTAGGATGTGTGTGTTTATCAGGCTTAACCATTAATCAGGTAGTCATGGTGGCTGAGATTGTGAAATACTTATGAAACCACACAAGCCTGATCTATAACACTCTTGATTACAGAATCATAAGAACAGATTAAATAATTATGGCTACTCAACATCTGCCCATGGAGATCATAATTGAGTCAACAAATAAACCCCATCAGAGATTAAAAAGCatgaggagaggggaaggcagaagagagaatTTATACAGGTATTCTGCTATTTGTTGTCCACTCTAGAAACCAATGATGGGCtgaccccagccagcagctaagCAACACACAGCTTGGTCATTTCCCCAGCCAGAGATGCagagcagtgaaaagaaaagcaagaaaagcaaagacaagAGAATTCATGGGTTAAGATAACAGTTTAACAAGGGAAAAGGCataagcaagaaaagaaaaagtgattcAAAGTCACTCAGCTCCTCTGACAAGCAGAAACAAGGATGCCCAGCTACACTCTGAGCAATGGCTACATGCCAGACCAACTCCCTCCACTTGGTTTTTTGATTGCTGAGCATAACATTATGTGGCATAGAATATATCCCTTTGGTCATCCAGGGTCTGctttccaggctctgctccctcacagCTTTTTGTCCACTCTATGGGGACAGCATAGGAAGACAAAGCCTTGATGCTGTGCAAGTTCTGCTCCACAATAGGTAGATAACGGGTCTATTATCAACACTGGCTTTGTCAGAAACGCAGCACCTTATAGCTgccataaaaaaattaattccaacCCAGTCAGGCTCAGTACAAAATCTTTGTGCAAATACAGCCATTTCCAACCTGTACTAACTGTCAGGAATGCCACAATAAGATCTATTGCAGGACCTTCCctattaaaacattattttacaaTAGAACTTCAAAATCACTACCTATTTGACAAGCTCTTATTGAACAAATgagctaatttttaaaaacacagaccAATTCATCACCATAATATCCTGTACACAGGAATTCAAAGACATCATCTATCCCTACTGATCAGAATTCATTCAGCCTTTTGCAATTCTAAAATACCTCCAATTTCCATGAAATACAACCTCAAAGAAAACACCACACTTAGTCATATGCAGATCTCTGAAAATCGCAGACTGTGTCAAGGATATATGACTGGAGTCTAGCACACAGATCTCCAAATGTCTACATCAATTTCCTCCAGTTAACTTCAGCTCATAAAAATCCTACCTgaccaggaaaacaaacacattagTCTAAACACATCTATATGTAACCTCCTAATTTTAGGGGGGTAAAGCAAAAACAGAACTCCTAAAAACAACCAGGAGGCATAGAGCTGAATCAATCTGGCTGCACAAACTAtctttcagcctttccccatACGAGAATAGTAACaagcacatccctgctccaacAACATTGTAACTCTACAGCAGCACAGGACCCTTAAGCCAAGtaagcagctctgcaggcaaataattctgaattatCATGCATTAtgaacaagagagaaaaatcatataaaaataGAACATAACAAAGCTGATTATCTGCTATTTCATCACTCTCTGCTGTAGCTTTAATGGGCATAATTAGAATCAGCAAGAGGTGACTGAGTGTTGgtgcagaatatatttttgaCTAAAATTAATATAAAGTAACTATTACCAATCAGTCACACACATCCTGACTGCTGTTAGCAAAAGTTCTATTGGCACCACTTAGACAAAAATTTTACTGAGTCTACAAGGTTTAGTCAATTTTTATAGAAGACACAGTCATGGTTTGTGCCCTGCATGGTAGTGGAATAGGTACTAGGAGACTACTGGACATCTCAGCTGCTGGAGTAGCTTATTTGTTTATAAAACTCAGCTAAatagcagaaattaattctctAGCACACCTAAAAAGTTGCTGTCTGTATGTGTCAGATGGAACAGGTGAGGTTGGAGGCAAATTGATTTTTGAGTATGAGATGCCTCCATTCACCTTGGCCTTTGTTTTGCTGGTACATGTCTACTATATAAAACTTCATTCTCCTAAAATTTGAAATATGGAGTAATAACTTAGCACCCACTGGGCCTTGAACTGTGCTAAAATTTATATTATCTTTCTTGCAAATAACATCCATAAAAGAATACTTGAAAGAATGTGCGTTTTTGGTTTTTAGCCAACTTACATGAAGGTTCAGTAATGGAGTTACAGTGTCCTGAGAAACACCATCAAAAGAGTCTTCCAGGGCTCTTGTCTGTGGTTTAAGACTTGAACCTAGCATTTTTTGCAGTGGCATTAATACTActtcttcatcatcatcatcatcatctacTAGAATAGATTCCAAAATGTCATCTTCactctcagagctgctttgccATTTTCTGTTCAGCTTCAACTTGGGTGTAAAGTTCCTTTTAACTTCTAGTTCTCCTGACGTTTGTGAAGACTTGTGGTTACTGTCCATGAAAGACTCTTTCACAGGCAAAGGGGGAACACTTTTACCATTCTCTGGGGACAGTCCATGTTTCCCAGAGTTTTCCATTCTACAATTATCAGgagcattttcagaaatctcATGGATTGTATTTGGAAAAGTGTTGCTGGGTTGAATACTGTATCCTTTATTCCGTTCATGTCTTTCTGGTCTTTTATCTTGCTCTTTCCTAACATCCAATACCTGAGATAAGCCAGCAACCTGGAGAGGGGATTTTGTGCCTTTTGTTTGTGTTGAGTGGTGGGGAGAAGGCAATACAGTagttttttcctgagaaaaaggaagggaCTTATCCAAGGAAAAGCACGAGTTAGCCAGCTGCAATTGATTCTCTTTGGTATCCACAACAGAAATGTGGTTATTTTTAGCAGGACTGTGTGCAGAATATGAAGATGCCAAACCTACAGTggagtaattatttttctccttttcattgcTTGAGTTGAGGAATTCCTCTGAAAGAGTCAAATCATGCCTAGACAGAGCAGCAGTCTCCTTGAGCTGCAGAACATCATCATGAGGAGActtcaaaaagacattttttacaaAGTCACATCtcctatttttgcattttgaagtCGATATACTAAAAGCAGGGTCGTTCACTTCAGATTGATCTGAACTACCTACATCCACACTCATGgcagtgtgttttcttttcccaggaGAGTCTCTTGGTTTGGATAGCCCAAAGGACACCTTGAGGAAGTGTGAAGGAACAGCTGGGCTCTTTGGAGCACCAGAAGCCATTTCAGATGATGTTCTAAATGCATGTGGAGATGA
Proteins encoded:
- the SLF2 gene encoding SMC5-SMC6 complex localization factor protein 2 isoform X1; this encodes MITAFFKPVLSQDRGHKDRTVLSSPDKGNVKDEGVGLSVLRTEGFERNSSSPKKVRRKRCQTKHQISPVGNGCPIRKITSFGSREIASDDPSQPRLTQVLEHEASSPHAFRTSSEMASGAPKSPAVPSHFLKVSFGLSKPRDSPGKRKHTAMSVDVGSSDQSEVNDPAFSISTSKCKNRRCDFVKNVFLKSPHDDVLQLKETAALSRHDLTLSEEFLNSSNEKEKNNYSTVGLASSYSAHSPAKNNHISVVDTKENQLQLANSCFSLDKSLPFSQEKTTVLPSPHHSTQTKGTKSPLQVAGLSQVLDVRKEQDKRPERHERNKGYSIQPSNTFPNTIHEISENAPDNCRMENSGKHGLSPENGKSVPPLPVKESFMDSNHKSSQTSGELEVKRNFTPKLKLNRKWQSSSESEDDILESILVDDDDDDEEVVLMPLQKMLGSSLKPQTRALEDSFDGVSQDTVTPLLNLHLSKTPVISKVSYVNSLDHLLKEKEESRRLEEIEKILQEDIEREDNASDGENEDNASGDDLLEEHRAFIKRCSVVSYVIPDKHPGEDLFDLSAAGNIFTQHDLDLRNFHFIPQNRVEYLLLNSGLTQQLFLVVNGVLSSAYCATLCPIPILKWLFQMMSIHPDHCVSTQILSRLMELTLKNSSINDQQFKPWIPSIADISAVFVNMGIEFRSLFPLQHFQPPFNEHDILSQVQETVSQKQPRGDVASPAFPSLLENNLINVIKFLVFCTSVIQDGYTDQEIWLLLVLLFKISLEKQLKQHFVVDFQCLFVKLLMSIKDWDTKMPELCLAVSELSNNHHNLLWLVQLVPSLTARGREVKRRLSLVIIAKLLHKRHVEISDDIEEQMFLLHHFLVCMKPSYLLKKMREMRKGQEEHKDDEVHAELEHEVYYLVYVLLYLVSEASLLDVVNSSQRQHLLKLCRALDKHVIGDIREDARRFYRSKVRGLAARIYGKWQDVIQTTRLTQGKLHDFWEPHS
- the SLF2 gene encoding SMC5-SMC6 complex localization factor protein 2 isoform X2 — translated: MITAFFKPVLSQDRGHKDRTVLSSPDKGNVKDEGVGLSVLRTEGFERNSSSPKKGNGCPIRKITSFGSREIASDDPSQPRLTQVLEHEASSPHAFRTSSEMASGAPKSPAVPSHFLKVSFGLSKPRDSPGKRKHTAMSVDVGSSDQSEVNDPAFSISTSKCKNRRCDFVKNVFLKSPHDDVLQLKETAALSRHDLTLSEEFLNSSNEKEKNNYSTVGLASSYSAHSPAKNNHISVVDTKENQLQLANSCFSLDKSLPFSQEKTTVLPSPHHSTQTKGTKSPLQVAGLSQVLDVRKEQDKRPERHERNKGYSIQPSNTFPNTIHEISENAPDNCRMENSGKHGLSPENGKSVPPLPVKESFMDSNHKSSQTSGELEVKRNFTPKLKLNRKWQSSSESEDDILESILVDDDDDDEEVVLMPLQKMLGSSLKPQTRALEDSFDGVSQDTVTPLLNLHLSKTPVISKVSYVNSLDHLLKEKEESRRLEEIEKILQEDIEREDNASDGENEDNASGDDLLEEHRAFIKRCSVVSYVIPDKHPGEDLFDLSAAGNIFTQHDLDLRNFHFIPQNRVEYLLLNSGLTQQLFLVVNGVLSSAYCATLCPIPILKWLFQMMSIHPDHCVSTQILSRLMELTLKNSSINDQQFKPWIPSIADISAVFVNMGIEFRSLFPLQHFQPPFNEHDILSQVQETVSQKQPRGDVASPAFPSLLENNLINVIKFLVFCTSVIQDGYTDQEIWLLLVLLFKISLEKQLKQHFVVDFQCLFVKLLMSIKDWDTKMPELCLAVSELSNNHHNLLWLVQLVPSLTARGREVKRRLSLVIIAKLLHKRHVEISDDIEEQMFLLHHFLVCMKPSYLLKKMREMRKGQEEHKDDEVHAELEHEVYYLVYVLLYLVSEASLLDVVNSSQRQHLLKLCRALDKHVIGDIREDARRFYRSKVRGLAARIYGKWQDVIQTTRLTQGKLHDFWEPHS